One genomic segment of Methanosarcinales archaeon includes these proteins:
- the cas6 gene encoding CRISPR system precrRNA processing endoribonuclease RAMP protein Cas6 produces MKLSKYRFTIIPQNELILPPYKGSTLRGGFGTALRQTVCIEKRTECIICLHRYRCIYSYVFETPVPEEAKDGTRSKDVYVPHPFVIEPPLDNRQHYGIENKLDFHLILVGRAVDYIPYIIFAFEELGRIGIGKDKGKYSIEKVISFNNDREILIYDGDSHFRDDLQVMDSDELVRDAAQLNYHQVTFQFLTPTRIKNDGKLTIDIDFVIILRNLLRRLSRLAEVHCDEKWELEWNELIERANDRVSTVCSGLKWYDWKRYSQRQGTKMNMGGFLGEITLEGEFIEFMPFIKLGELLHMGKGTVYGLGKYEIKGE; encoded by the coding sequence ATGAAGCTATCCAAATACCGGTTTACTATAATACCTCAAAATGAACTTATTCTCCCCCCGTATAAAGGCTCTACTCTCAGGGGCGGCTTTGGCACTGCCCTCAGGCAAACAGTGTGTATTGAAAAAAGGACGGAATGTATAATATGCCTGCACCGGTACAGGTGCATCTATTCCTATGTTTTTGAGACCCCTGTTCCTGAGGAAGCAAAGGATGGGACACGATCAAAAGACGTATATGTACCACATCCTTTTGTTATCGAGCCACCTTTAGATAACAGACAGCATTATGGAATAGAGAACAAATTGGATTTTCATCTTATCCTCGTTGGTCGTGCAGTAGACTATATCCCATATATTATATTTGCATTTGAAGAACTGGGGCGAATAGGGATTGGTAAAGATAAAGGGAAATATTCAATAGAGAAAGTAATTAGCTTTAATAACGATAGAGAGATACTTATTTACGATGGCGATTCACATTTTAGAGACGATTTGCAGGTAATGGATTCTGATGAGCTGGTCCGGGATGCAGCACAACTCAATTACCATCAGGTCACTTTTCAATTTCTTACACCTACAAGAATAAAAAATGATGGAAAACTTACTATCGATATTGATTTTGTAATAATACTGAGAAATCTGTTAAGAAGGTTATCCCGGTTAGCTGAGGTCCATTGCGATGAGAAGTGGGAACTGGAATGGAATGAACTTATTGAAAGGGCTAATGACAGGGTTAGTACTGTCTGTTCCGGATTGAAGTGGTATGATTGGAAACGTTACTCTCAGAGGCAGGGAACAAAGATGAATATGGGTGGTTTTCTGGGTGAAATAACATTGGAAGGTGAGTTTATTGAGTTCATGCCCTTTATAAAACTCGGCGAATTGCTCCACATGGGTAAGGGAACAGTTTATGGATTGGGAAAGTATGAAATTAAAGGGGAATGA